The DNA region agactgagaacagaagcCGTCAAACAGCCAATTGGGATCTTTATTCGATGCGATGATATAGCAAACACAGCAGTCACCAACGAACCGGTGACAAACAGTAGAAAAGCGAAAAACAGCTCCGTCATACATTCTTCCAAACACTTTATACTACTGTTTTGCGTGTGGGCATCATTTGTTTAGTGTGCGTGTGCGAGGTCAACCTGACCCGACATGTTCAGCCAAGATTCGATTTCCTGGAAGCCTGGAAACAACTTTCTCGTAAGTGCTGGCTTCCTGATCTCCTTTGGGGATATAGATATAGTAAAAACAACTCCTTGACCTGTTGACCTTATGTCTCTCTCATTATTCTCACATTTTActatgatgcacacatatctgcTTCTACAAACACAATGTGATTATAATGTGATAAGATCAGCCAAACCACATGTGGAGGTGTTCTGGCTTACGTTATGATCAGACCTTAGTCAGGTATAAATGCAGTCGGTACAGTGTGACTACATTCTCAAAAAAAACTCTGCCCAGTTAGTTGAGAGGTCACCTGACTCCACCTTATCTGGCTAAAGGTACAAGCTAGCAAGTCTTCCTTTGCAGAAAGTTATGAAAAAATGAATGACGCCCACTTCTTGGTCATTTATAGATTCACATTATACAATCACGAGTGACTGTTGCTACAAAGCTACAATGACCACCATCAGAAACACAGCAGGTGGTTTGGGCCTTTTGTTCAATCAAGGGTTCGGGTTAGTTTTCAAACCTTTAGTTTGTTTGATCTGGTCTGAATCAGTGGGCAAGTTGTTAAACTTGGTTTGGTTTCACATAGAGAGAAATCCAAGCAAGCCGAAATCCATCACTACAAGCCAGGTGAGAACGGTCATTGTTTATTGGTCAGATGTGTCTGGAGCAGGAGCAAGAacataaacacaggaagaagatCCTGAAGAAGCTCCTCTGACCAAATACAACATACTACATTACACTAGTCCAGGCCAGACCTCCATTCATTCTTCAGCTTAGGCATCCATCACAGGATGCAAATACTCATGTTTCTTGTGCATATACGCACCAACTAAGTTTACATTACCAAGTTCACACAAGACATGATCACACAGCCTAGGGtggtgaaaaaataataatacattattattacgAAGATGTTCAACATGCTCACGTGTCACAGTGTCACATGATGTTGTAGGACTAAGCTGATATATAGTATGTGAAGGCAGGTGAACCCTGCAGACCAGCTCTGCCTACACAGAAAGAAGCACTAACTCCAGCTTGGTAAATATCTGTGCagggaaaatgtattttgatgaTTTGTGCTTTTTGATGTGACTCAACATCCATTTGTGCCTTAAAGACAtttgattttcctttttctcagaatacaaacagaaagagttttttgtgctttcatgttttaatgacatCAACAGGTTCATAATTATTATGTATCACATACTTCTCTGAGATGTCTGATGCTCAGTCTCGGACCAACATCACTGTTGGACTGGGATTAGTAGAAAGAGTGATGCTTACCACTCTGACTACAGTACCATGTTGTATATTATTCTTCATTAATGTGACTATGCTGTTCACTTTGAGGAGTAAACTGGTGTTTCGTGAGACTTCTCGTTACATTCTTCTGTATAACCTCCTTTTTGCAGACACTGTTCAGATGACACTGAGCCagttactgtacatactgtcTATTTGTAGAATATTATTGACATATCCTGTGTGTGGTGTTCTGGTTATGATCGCCAGTCTTACAAATGAAATCTCTCCTCTCACACTGGTGGTGATGTCTCTGGAGAGATATGTAGCTGTGTGTTACCCACTGAGGCACgctaccatcatcaccatcagaaACACAGGGGTGGCCATCACTGTGGTTTGGGCATTTTGTTCATTAAACGTCCTCATTCGAGTTGTTTTGATGTtagattttccatttgaagaCCTGGAGAGCCTGCAGATGAAACGTTTTTGTAGcacatttttcatgtttctaGTGCCAATATCTGATCATTATGACAAGGCCTAcacttgttttctgtttatatCAGCTGGTGTGGCAGTCATTTCTTCTTATATTGGTGTGATAGTAGCAGCCAGGTCGGCCTCCACAGACAAAGCTTCAGCCCATAAAGCTcgtaacacactgctgctgcatctGGTGCAGCTGGGCCTCAGTCTCTCCTCAACTATACACAACCCATTGCTTGTAGCCATCTCAAAAATTGTGACGAGGATAATGCTTATTCGCATTCAGAACattttctatgtatttattatcattCTTCCCAGATGTTTGAGTGCTCTCATCTATGGGCTGAGAGATCAGACCATCAGACCTGTTCTTCTTTACTATCTGTGCTGTCGACTGAAAGTCTCAGTCATCCCAGCCAAGACTGACTCATCCTGAGACTCATGAAATTAACCTTTCTACATGTTTCAGCTAATGCTGTAATCAGACTGGCCTTCATAGGTCACCATAAAATAGGgcaagaaataaattaaaaacatattttgagaATACCAATTTTCATCTGTAGTTTTGTCAATATTTGTTGTAATCCACTGATAGAAGCCTCTCAAAATCAGTATTCTGACAACCAAACAAAAGTGTACTTGTACTCgttttgatgtttgttttttttgcaatacAAACTCAGTAAGATTTATTGTCTCTTTCTGTAACATCCAAGACATGTTTGTAAATACGTAAATCTTCAAAAACTAAAATGCATGTGCTGTAGCTACATTATATCATATCCTATGAAAATACAgatacacttttttattttattttgtttatttatagtgacaaacattaaaaccaacaaaaaagcATATGACTCAACACAGCAGCAATGATAATAACATCGAGAACAACaatgaaaaagcaaacaatacTGTCTAACCCCcgtcctctttctcctctctacATCTTTCACACAGaaaacccccacacacacacacacacacacacacacacacacacacacacaaacacatgtattACAATAAGAAGATCTAAGCCAAATGTCataacttgtttttgtttgtttgtttaaccagaggaagacagaaatagaaacaataatttctaaaaaaagaaatagccATAATGCAGCTTGGAGGAGTCTCTGGCTGCAGTGGACCAGCCTGGTCAGGTCAGGACAGAGTTttgtatatttctttctttctttcttttagctcttttccccttctcctcttctttgtttccttgttgtctgtgctttcaACTGCTTTAGGCCATGATTTGTGTGTAGATATCCTATCTGGATATGGGGAAAACAAACACTCTagtgaaatacatttatttcttgTAGGAAATATGAAGATATAGTTTTGTCAGAAGCGCTCTCTGTCCTGTGCATTAACTCACTCACCTACTAATGCGAAGTGTAGTATAATGCATAGAGCACCCTCTGCTGGAAATATTATGTTTAACAGGAATAAAATAACCACACGTTAGTAAAACACCCAACCACAGATAACAAATGGCAAAGtaattatattatgtttttgaGACCTTATCTTTTGCTGACTTAAACATTTAGGGGGGTGTTAGTATTTCCCTGTCTTTCCAAACACCCATTGCTTCACTCTCcctcacaaaataaaatgtctccTGACATTTCTATAGACAGTCAATGAACAACCATTTCAATCGACCTCCACCTTCCAAGGCCTCAACAGGTTTTAGTCTCTGTTAACTTACAGTCACTCTGTTATAACAGGCTTCTCTTTTTCCAGTGACTCACATAGTCACATTCTGTACAGTTGTATGCGTGGACAACTTTTGCCAGAGActcttttcagtcttttttctctttctcttcttccaggGTGCACAACATTGACAACAGGGTATGGTTAAATATCTCTACCTGCCCATCCCCCTGCGAGTGATAAGGTGTTGACTAGGTGAGAGATCCTTCAGCCCTACTGTTACGTGCCATGTGGTttccttgtttgttttccttttctttaggTACCGCCCTCTTTCCCCCCACTGATTAGCGCAGCTGTGGCACATCAGGCCTGGCAGTTATGAACCCCTGTGAAGCTGGTGTCAGGGCAGTTGGCCTTCCGGCAGTGTGCTGATTGGAGCTGTGTGCGTGCGTCCAGTGTCAGAGTCTTGTCTTTCTGGTGTTTCTGTGCAGCTGCTGGTTTGActgcttcatcatcatcatcaatcggTTTTCCTTGTTTTGGAAGCTCGTTCTTAGTTTGATCGTTAATAAATTGAGTTTTGATTTGATCTCTGGTGTTTTATTAGTATATTTTTGGttgagttgttttgtttgttacttCCCCACTCCTACACATAATCGGGGTCGTGACACCTACCATTAGTTGGTCCCCATCTATTTGCCCATATAGTGATGCAACTTGCAGGTGATGGACTTTGGGAATCACCAACTTTGTTATCTATGTATTTTTTGTGGTAATAGGTagcattgtatttatttattgctgtgCAACTTtgttgtctatctatctatgtacttGTCTATGTATTTGTTGCACAAATGTGCAACTCTGTtatctatattttattattgttgtgcaaatgtgcaacttcacctttttttttctttttaactacGGCGACAGCTTGTCTTGGAGTCCAAGacaatatctatctatgtatctatctatctatctatctatctatcttctccTGTTTTCAGCAGGAGGTCCTGCTGCACAGGACACCATCTTCTTCGACCTGAATCTTTCTTTGATACAGCACAACACCCAAACCAACCTGAGATGCATCACAATGTAGCACGAATGGCTGTATAAAATCAGGTAAAATCAGGACATCGAAGAACAAGAGGCTTGGTAAGTGTATCATTCAGCTCATTTAGCACTGTGCGTGATGGTAAGtgacctttcttcttcttcactggtttcttttgtctttctgttgGTGGGTCTGGGGTGTGTTCTTCAGGGTTTGGGACAATTAATAGGTTATGCAGTGGATGGGCAATGCAAGAGAAGTTGGGAATGAAGGTTGGTAATAGGAGAGGAACCCAAGCATCTAGCGTAGGTCACTAATGGTGATGGGTGCTCTCTCCTTTAGAGCTCTTACAGCATGTCCTGGATTCTTGAGTTCTCTGTAGTCACAACAAAGGTGCAGGCTCTTACAAACGCATACCACTGGTAATTAATATGGTGATCCTGATGGGGTGATCCAATCTATGTTCTACAAATCTTGCAAGTAGTCTTTTACTTCATCGTGGAGAGGCTTTGAGGTGGACATGTAGGTTTGTTGCACTGGACTGGTATCCTGAAGGGTGATATGCACCTTGAGAGAGGGGATACAGCTACATCGCCACTGTCAAATGCAAAGGCCTGACACTCGTCCCTCAACATTCTCTTTACCACTCCCTGTTGACCTTCTGGAAGGTGCTAAGGTCCATTGGGGGTCCCATGTCATTGGTCTTTCCTCTTGCTTGCTACCAGAGTGTGGTACTCTAGTTACATAGTTGGACTTAACCTCCATGTCTGTCATGTCAGGTGTTGATTTGTTCACTTTGGTCTGAATTGCTGCTGAATACGCTATTGTGATCGGTTCTCGATGTCCAACAACTTTATGATTGCCCAAGTAGAGAAGGGTTCTGTGTGTTCATCACTGGACGTGGTACAGTACTTTGCTTCTGGGATCCACACCAGTATTTCAATAAAGACTGCACCCTCAGAAAGTGGTGACTTGATTGGTTAGCAAGTGCACCCTTTTCTCACCTGCAGATGACACCAGTCTCAGGATCTGCAACCTCTGTGCTACATCAACTTCACCACACTGTTTTCACAATTATGGCAAATGTGTCACTCACTTTGTGAGCTAGCTGTTTTCTTCCACTTTCCGTCTTTCCCTCATTTCTGTTGATGATCTCTATGACATTGTAGCCTATAATGATGCTTGGTCACTAGACATGAGTACTGGCACTTGTAGGTCACTTGTCATTTGAGGGTTGATGTCCAGCTAAAACCTGACCCTCATCCAGCCAGTATAGGCGATGGGTGTGTCATTAGCAGTGAGAACTATCAGTGTCTCATCCTCCAAAAGGTCTGCGAGGGACCGGATAACTGTGTGAGGTAGGTGTCTCTGTCACCAGGCATCATTTACTATGACCAGACTAGGCCCCTTTGACCCAAAATGCTTTAACTGGATGATTGTCCATGAAACAGTTTACCATACATCTGCTTCCTACAAGGCTCACTAATCATGACTTGTGATGGGGGGCCTGATAGTGAAATGCATTCACAGCTATTGAGGCATCTGCTGCTTTTTCTCTGGGTGATGTCATTGGTAGAATTGTTGGTGATACTCCATCCTGGACTACTGATGGTCCCACCAAAACCAGAGCTCCTCTACTCCTCTTtgtcttcctccattccttctgccGCAGGAGCAGCTCAGCTCTCTGTTTTCTAACCTGTGGCCTGCTTGCACgagacacacactgaactcTCCTGAACAAACAGTGATGCGGGAGCCTGCTTAGGATTCAGCaacaaaagcaaacataaaTCTACGTGGACAGTAGTGTATGGGGTCCAAAGACTTAAAGGTGGTAAATGCAGCATGTCTATATATGACAGCACCATAGTCTAACAAAGAGAGACAAATACAGTTtcaacaattatttttatacaaTACTAGTTATGCAAGCTAGTTCTATTTTCGACATGAACttggcagacccaaacgcattatgagggtctgctgggaatgtctggcagagtctcctgtcagagagagcttcaactcccacctccgggataGCTCTGACCGTGTACATTGAGTTGAGTCCTCCATTGTTAAGACGGCCGACCGGAGCTGCCTGCCGTGGCAGCGATTCCCGAACCCGCCGGTGGACACCGGcagtgagggatgccgtcaagctgaagaaggagtcctataggacctttttggcctgtaggactccggaggcagcaggcaagtaccggcaggccaagcggagtTCAGCTGTGGCGGTCGCTGAGGGAAAAACccagacatgggaggagtttggcgaggccatggagaacgacttccggacggcttcgaagaggttctggaccaccatccgtcatctcaggagggggaagcagtgcatcgtcaacactgtgcatggtggggacggtgcgctgctgacctcgacgcGGGACGTTGTGGATTGGTGGAAGGAATATAGGGATGGCAATtgataagattttattgatatcaaTGCCATTATCGATTCTGCTTATCGATCCGATTCTTTATCGATTCCTGTGGATTTTCTGTGTGGAAAAAGGTCTTTCTTTACAGGTTTTCAGTgtcaacaacacacattttattgagtTATTATGCTTGAGAAGAGACTGACAATGtgctaaaataaatgaaagtgtaaatgttaaaacaaatataaatctgcatataaaaataataataaataataatctggATCCTAGATCTCTTACAGTAttaagtaaatatgtatttaaaataaataataataaaaaataactgaattctttctaaataaaaaataaaaaaataacctgCAACTCcagtcacgacataaattaattatttttagtgggaaaaaaacaaccttcttcctccaagccgtggccgtctgtctttttacggtagccgaagtgTTCccatacagccgacttggtccgTTTAGACGTGGGAAAAGTTTgtggggctcgcctccttcagccatcatacagcctgcagagctacctgcttgtaacagcaaccggagctGCGCGGGGGGAGGGGCACTTtatgctgcagctgcacgcgacctgagggacctccactttctctctgaagAGCTGTTAGCATCCTTGTTAGTGAA from Scomber japonicus isolate fScoJap1 chromosome 13, fScoJap1.pri, whole genome shotgun sequence includes:
- the LOC128371744 gene encoding odorant receptor 131-2-like, with protein sequence MSDAQSRTNITVGLGLVERVMLTTLTTVPCCILFFINVTMLFTLRSKLVFRETSRYILLYNLLFADTVQMTLSQLLYILSICRILLTYPVCGVLVMIASLTNEISPLTLVVMSLERYVAVCYPLRHATIITIRNTGVAITVVWAFCSLNVLIRVVLMLDFPFEDLESLQMKRFCSTFFMFLVPISDHYDKAYTCFLFISAGVAVISSYIGVIVAARSASTDKASAHKARNTLLLHLVQLGLSLSSTIHNPLLVAISKIVTRIMLIRIQNIFYVFIIILPRCLSALIYGLRDQTIRPVLLYYLCCRLKVSVIPAKTDSS